In Archocentrus centrarchus isolate MPI-CPG fArcCen1 chromosome 23, fArcCen1, whole genome shotgun sequence, the sequence aaatttcaaaataaataaaaaaaaaaaaaaaaaaaaaaagcaggaacttGAACACACAGAGATCCACTGTCTTATCTACAACTTTCATTCTTACTTGACAAAGACACACTGCTGTTTTCCATGACACGTTATATTTTATAAGCCTCCTGTTTTATTATCTAAGCTATAAAACTCCTGTTTTCTGTACTCCTATTGTTTCTTTGCTGCTGTATCACCTCACTTATCACCCTGCAGACGCGTCACCACTGACATCAGTGCACACCGGCTTTAAAGAGGCTTCCTCCTGCTTCCCTTTCCCTTTTCAGTGAAAACAGTTACATTTTAGCGAATGCCTTCTTATTGGTCTCACCTGTATATCAGGTTAAATATTTATCAGCTGGATCAAAAGGCACTTTGCATGTTTTGCCCGTCTAAGAAAGAAGCGATTGGGCCGTGGGCTGATCAGAATTATATCAAGTACTTTAGCACTGACCTGACCAAAACTCTGCAAGGGAAGGGAAACGCTCAGCAGTTAGTTTGGCAATGCGAAAGGACGACACGCCGCAGTAAAGGATGTCAAGCACAGAGTAAACTGCATCTCACAGTTTTCTGGCAACAAGCTGTTGTTCTGTGAGAAAAGCAGCTGTGCTGAGGCAGTTTCCCCCACTGAGCTGCCACAAAGTCACCATGTTTCACTAGCATGAGGGTTAAAGGATGGGTCCAGCATGATCTGAGGTTTTTGCTCATTTGTTTTagattttctctccttttgttgctgctgttttgggTCAGTCGGTCTGAAACGGTGGATAAAAACAGCTAAAGGCTAACATATAGGTAGTGAATGCAgagtcacttttttttaatacatctataaatattttgttacaCTTTAGGTGTAAGAATCAGTGGAGCTGTGTGCTAACATCAGAACACTACACCCATCCAGTCGTTGTTGGGTCAAGCTGGTGGACTAAGCAGCTATCCCTAAAGCAGCACAGCTAGCTTTGCTAAAAATGTATCATCAAGCTTAGCCTTCAACTGAAGACCCATACACATAGGTGGTGCTGTAAGCCTGGGCAGAGTTAAAATTTTGATGCCAACCCAGCTTTAAATGGGATCCATTACCACTTTGCTAACAAGAACATGCATCTGCATTAGCTCCAGTAGTTACGGCTGTTTCCACCTCTTTTTATACAAGTCAAGCCAAAACACAAACCAAAGAAAGATGCTTCTGCTAACTACAAAGACTTTTGTGTTTACAATTTGATGGCTGCTATAATGTCAGTGAATATAACTCTTAAATATAACCCTTAAATTCACTGTGCAAAGTGAGCAAAAACACTTGAAATCACGCTGGAACCTTATAGCAGACTATTGGCTACAACAAGTGAGGGGTTCCTGTTCTTATCGATCATCCAGAGTTTGTCTACAGTGTATAGAGCAATAACCTAATTTAGCCACCAGTGTAAAAACTAACAATGTGGAAAAAGTTGGAGCAGTCATTTGTATTCAAGCCTTGTTCTcaccattaaaaacaaaacaaaaaagaaacaaatcatcTCCAGAAGCAATATGCTGCTGAACATGCAGATATGCTGATTTAGTGTCCTAGTTAGTGAGCTGGCCTGAGAGCTATGGCTAAAGACGGCACGTGTATATAATATTAACAACCGAGGTAATGCGGTAATGCTCCTTAATTTCTGAGCTCTTGGCTTTCTTGCCGCAGCTGAGCAGACCTAAATAACTTGTGATGAGGGTTAAATTTAGACTGAGAAGCTGGCGGTGCAGCCTTCAGCACCAGCGGGGCTCCAGGGCCCGACCCTGTGTCCGTAAACGTCTGTATTTTTCTCCACTGCGCCCTCCTCCCGTTTGAGGGTGTCAGGCCTTCCCTGCCTTCATGTATGTGGGGATGGTGCCTCGCTGAGTCAGGCCCTCAAAGCGTTTGTAGGTGTAGTTGAGGAAGACCCAGTCCTTTGATTTGAAGTCTGGCTCCGTTGCATTGgctattcataaaaaaaaaaacaaacaaacaacaaaagcagttTACCACTTGGGGGCACCACAGACTATTAAATAATAACCCCCTACACATATCATAAGTCATTATAATATTAAAGGTAActtattatgctcatttccagctatTTCTATTTGTCAATCTATTAGAGTAGCTTTgtgtgattcacagttcaaaataattcatTCATCTTATACCGAGCATTAGTGCAGCCCCAGTCTGTCTGTCAGGTCAGTAATGTGACTGGGTATAAAAGAGCATCTTTATCACAGTTGTCACATTATAAGGCCTTCACTACAGGCCTGAGGTACTTTTAACAATGTTGTTTTTACTGTAGATTACACAGGTTTTTTTATCCTGTTGCTGTAATATGGTAATTTCccaataaagtaaaatatgaataaaataatcatgAATAAAATGCAGGTTTATGAGACTTGCAAATCACtacattttattcttattttacaGTATCAGCTTTTCTGGAACTGAGCTTGTATATGACAGGAAATACAGAACAGTGTGACAGGTGCCCTTTCTTAGAACTTAGATAAATAACAAGAAGTTAAATTTAGCTTGTTTTCAGTGCTGTAACTTCTGCTTTTGTTGACTGTTGTCATGACTCATCCGTGGTTTGTCATGCTCTGTCTGAATCTGACCTCATGCTAGTGTTTCTGCTCAggattttcagaaaaatatttcagaaaacTAACCTGGCTGAAGGATGTCCGATTCAGGGAAGTCATCAAAGTTTGAGGTGTCGTCGATACTCTTGATTTCAATGGAGATGGCGGCCGGCCTCTCCCTGTGGAGAATCATTAACAGGCATAAGAAAAATCAGATGTTTCATTTTCCTGAAGGGGTTGCATTCATAAGCAGCAGATTTGGTTTTTTTGTACCTGATGTGCTCCCAATCCACCGACTCAAAGAACAAGTGGCTCTTGATCTCGTCCACGCTCACAGCTCCGATCCTGTTCTCAGCATCTGTGCAAAACCTAAAacacagcagtttgttttggtttttttggaatACCCACCTGCGTCCAAGGTGCAATAAGAAAAGGCTCAGGTCTAAAGAAGTTAAAACTCCAGCAGCACTTGTAGCATAAAGAACAACTTTATTGTTTAAGCAACAAATTTTATACTGCAAGTGTTGTTGAAGCTTTAAACTCTCACAACCTGAAACACACCTGCAGGAAATTGACAAGAAAAGTGTTTAGTCAGTTTTTCCACACTAATAACCTGGACTGAGGAAATGGCAACATGTTTTGTATCCAACCTTCAAGTGAGATTAGGAAATCTGAGCTTCAGCGACAGAAGTCATGCATTTATTAGCTTCTAATTATCATCACAGCTGACCAGAGTCAACTGCAGTGatatcaaagaaagaaaagcagcacaTTTGATAAGTTGGAGTTTCTCCTCAGAGAATGAAGTCTGCTGAAACAGCCAGTGTATACCTTAATATCAAGTCTTTGGCTCTCTCTGAGATGGGGACTTCAGGTGGGAAGACGAGCGTTTCTTTCCAGTTCATAACCTTCCTGTACGTCTCCTGTGGCGTCTCTGAGCAGAAGGGTGGATAACCTGAAAAGAACCAACAAGCATATTAAAACACTGGTGGCAGGAGCAATTCTACCTGCAGCAGCTGATATCAATGACTCTGACAGGGTAACCTGACCTAGTTAATGACTGTCTGGCAAATAACTGTGTCCATTGGGTATTTTAATTTATATCTATTTGATTGCTGTAGAGCATGAAAGAGCCTTTGAAATATTAACCCACCAACAGCTATTTTtcacagcaactttttttttttcactgcattttCCCAAAAGAAAAAGTTCCAGATACTGCATTTTTCCCCATTGACAGCAGATGTTTTTAACAAATGCTTTTCTGTATTAATGCCATCCACTCACAGATACGgtcaccataaaaaaaaaaaaaaaaaagtatttgtgtGCATATAATACTTCAAATCACTTCATTAAAATCACTCTATTCCCTGCCCTCTCTGCACATGTCCTACTTACCAATGAGCATCTCATACATAATCACACCCAGAGACCACCAGTCACACAGTTTGTTGTAACCCGTCTGCATGAACACTTCTGGAGCGATGTAGTCTGGCGTTCCCACTGTGGAATAAGCCTGAAAGTGACACCGAAGTTTTAGTGAGACGTGAAGGttttagttagaaatatacagtAGAGAAATTCCATAAATTCAACCAGGAAATACCAGCTGTCTCCGGTTCTTCTTCCAGGTTTCTGCTTTCCtcttggagttcatattttgaAAGGCTgaaggatagaaaaaaaattattatatgtAAGGTTTTTGTCTCTGAAACAACTCAGAGTCATCAAGGATTGTATTTTGGTGAAAGTTGTTACTTATACTCAGTAACATGCATTTTTTGGCACTGCTATTTTAATTTCCTGAGGATATTATGTTTGTGACTCACAGAAGTCACTGGGCGGGTTGTGCGTAAGGTTCCTGTAAAATTCGGTGCGATGAGCCTTCTTCAGTCCTGTACACAGTCCAAAATCTGACAGTTTCACATGTCCCTGCGAGCAAATAAGCATTTGACTAAGAAATCTACTCGACACGCATTAGAAATCTGGATGTTTCTCTCTGTGAATCTGCAcgtctctgttttctgtgtttttgttcttactCTGGAGTCCAGCAGCAGGTTGTCCGGTTTGATGTCTCTGTGGATGAAGCCCAGCTGGTGGATGGAGTCGATGGCCAGTACGGTCTCTGCGATGTAGAATTGAGTAGCCTCTTCAGACAGCGTGTCCTTCTTCATCAGCAGCGTCATCATGTCGCCTGGCaaaagggtcagaggtcaacaaTGTCTCTCTCAGCATAGTTAATATTTGAGATCCCAACAGCAGGTGACCTGCGATGACAGGGTCACTGTGGTCTGTGGACTTTTATCAGTACAAACCTCCAGGCAGGAACTCCATAATGAGGTAGAGGTTTCTCTTGTCCTGAAAGCTGTAGAACATCTTGACCACCCAGGCACCATCCGCCTCCACTAGAATATCCCTTTCTGCCCGGATGTGAGCGACCTACAGGGAAAGATGGATAAAGCATCCTGAATGCAGCAGCAGTAGGAGTATGCCTTATTATCCTGGAGAACTCTAATACAGGCAAACACTTTACCTGTTCTTTCTCCAGCATGTCTGCTTTTCTCAAAATCTTCATGgcataaatgtgacctgtgtccTTCTTCTGTACCAAACGCACCTGAAGGAGACAGCATTAGTCAAAATCACGAGGAAAACCCTTCTGTTTACAGTCCCACACTCCTCGAGGCCTTGATTTGAcagcctttttttgtttttgaaacgtACCTCTCCAAAAGCACCTCGTCCAATCACCTTTAGGGACTCAAAGTCATCCAAACCGAGTCGCGTCCTCTTCAGTCGTAAAAACTCTGTCTCCTTCCGGGCATGCTGGGAGCGCCGCATTACTTTCTGTAAAACACCCAGAGATATGTGAAGAAGTCCAAGAAAGAGAAGCTGAACATTTTGATACATGTTAACTAAAATGCAAACTCTGTACCTCCTCATCTGGTAAACCCTCTTCCTCCATAGCCTTCTCCAGTTTCTTCTGcctaagaataaaaacaaacagcacgtTCATTTAACAAcataaataatgcaaataaaagtTCCTCATGATATACAAATTACAGTTCAGGGGGGtgggtgtggtggtggtggtgggtgtgggtgtggtggtggtggtggtggggtggccTTGAACATGTCAAATCTTGAAAATGAATCCCCTCACAGTTTATGTAGGGGTGGGAACAGGTGGCCCAGCTGTCTTACAGGAGCCAATGAAGCATGAAACCTGGACAAAAGCTCAGCTCTCAGGTGACGTGGGAACAGAAGTGGTCAGATTTCCTCTGTTGTGTTCACACCTAaggtgaaacatctctgcattGTTACCTTTTCCAGTGGTAGTTGGAGTGACACTTGATGTGTGCATAACCTAAGCATTAACAGGTATGATGCCTAggtaataaaagaataaaaacacttttttttcttacagcttCTGTGGCTCTAGGAGTTGAGTTGaaatcttcaagaaacaaagtGCTACACAATGCAGGTTGGAAAGAAAATGCATCTCATTAGCACTCATGCTGTTTTACCTCATCTCCCGCTCCTCGTGCTGGGTGAGCAGAGTGCTGTAGAAATTTTCCAATGTCAGCTTGGCCACTGTCACCCTCTCTCGGGTGTGGTTGCTCATGGGAAGGGCAGCTGCAGTCCCTCCCGTCATGGCCATACTATCCTGCAAGGCAACAAAAACAACGAAGAACAAGGATCAGACTGTGTACATAGATCCGCTGATGTGTGGAAGTATCTGTACTATGCAGTCCATGCTAATGTGAACTCTGCTGCTGGCTCGCCAAAGATATGGACAGGTATGTGCAACCTCAATAGTGTCACTTCAGTTATCACTCTGCTGCAAGGTAGGAGCTTCACTAACAGGAAGTAAGCTCAGGGGAGGTTTAAAATATCATTGGGAAAAGGCCACACCCATAAATTCTTTGTaggtgcttttttaaaaaaaataaatagacaaTGGACAACCAAGACAAAGCAACACACTGAACAACAAACAACTCTTCCCATTCTACACATGGCAATCCACATCCCAGCAAGAATCATCAATTCAACAGTGCAAAACAAGCTTTCTGACAGACTCACTGCAAGATCCAAATCTTCCACATCATTTCAAAAAAGGTTATTAATGTCTGCTCATTGTTCTCTAGGATACAAAGCAAGTAGGAACAGCTTTGCGTCCGGTGGAATTTCTTTTGAAACTGTCACTCCCAGACTGCTTCCCAGAATTATTATGGTCTTCCACACAGTCAAACACAGCAATATGATAAGCTGTCATGCTCAGTTAGTGGATGTGTCTGctatatttttaataacaatTTAGCTTCACAGGAGTTACATATATCTGAGGCTTTGAGTTGTTTTCCATTCCTCTGCTCAGATTTCACTTTCCTTTGTTGCATGCATGATGCATTCAGCTTGTAAAATAACTGTCAGATGATTACAATCTAAGCAGATTATCAAACCTACACTCTTCCTATCCCGTTAGCAAATTGTGTTGTATTTTGCATGGCCATGACAATGTTTCCACCTCAAACTGCAGCGCTCAGGTAACGATGAGGGTGTGGACACACCTGTATTTACATCTGAGGTATGAATGCACATATTGTGTGGAGAGTGATCACACACCACCATGACTGTCACAGCAGCATTACCATAAAAGTACTACACTACATGAATACATATATAGGAAAAAAGTAGCATCATTTCTGAGGAAGAAGGTCTCTGCTTTTGAGCAAACAAAAAGGCCTAATATCAAAATAGAGCCTGACCACAGTGAGTCAGTATTTTTAGTATCCACATATGTgcaaaatacccccccccacacacacataacctAATGCAGAAAATGATGGTTGAGGTAATTTAAAAATAGCGTTGAGACACAGTTTGTGCAGAGCACAATCATTTACTACAGTATCAtcactactgcagcatctgcagcagagcagcatcacAGCTGACTGGATAAGGTGTCAGTGCCCCCGTTGTTTAACATTTGGAATATAATATATGCACATATTAGGGCTGCCTCACACCACTGTTTCATGTCCAATACAGACACTGTGACCTTGAGTATTGACCAAGCTTTAACAACTAAGATGTTACATGTGTCTGCACACGTTTTTCCAAGCTTCATCTGTTATCCGTGAGAGATTAGTCCAATATCATTTGgtcactatttaaaaaaaaaaaaaaagatatatttttaaaacctCTGAGACAATGACAGGAACATTCACGGACCGTTATCAAATTAGCTGTTATGCCCGTGATAATGTAAACAATATACAACAGGAAGTCCATAAACAGGGTAATCAAAGCAGTGTGTCCACATTGGTGCTGTATGCTAGCATAAAAGAGGAAAACCTTTTAGCATGAGTGTTGCATTTAGTGTCAAAACAATTAACTATGGTGAACAGCAGTAATAAAGACACTGTATAAACATTTTACTAtcaaaaatgtacaaatatcTGTGGCTACACTTTCACAATTTTCTACATAACTTCAACCTACTTCTTGCTTCTTGTCACCTGCCACAGATGCCACTATCATATACTGGTAATTAGCTCATTTTCACACCTTTCAGCCAAGGTAATTTATCagtgcagctccagcagcagtgCACTTCACAGAGAAAGTAGGAGTCTCCACTAATGCCTTAACTGTTCCAAACCTTTATGTGCACACTAATGTTGTAAAAGTGATGATGTGTATCCATGTCAATAAATTCAGCTCTGGACCATTCAGACTGACAGGAGATGCCCGAGTCTGATCC encodes:
- the LOC115773702 gene encoding serine/threonine-protein kinase 38-like; protein product: MAMTGGTAAALPMSNHTRERVTVAKLTLENFYSTLLTQHEEREMRQKKLEKAMEEEGLPDEEKVMRRSQHARKETEFLRLKRTRLGLDDFESLKVIGRGAFGEVRLVQKKDTGHIYAMKILRKADMLEKEQVAHIRAERDILVEADGAWVVKMFYSFQDKRNLYLIMEFLPGGDMMTLLMKKDTLSEEATQFYIAETVLAIDSIHQLGFIHRDIKPDNLLLDSRGHVKLSDFGLCTGLKKAHRTEFYRNLTHNPPSDFSFQNMNSKRKAETWKKNRRQLAYSTVGTPDYIAPEVFMQTGYNKLCDWWSLGVIMYEMLIGYPPFCSETPQETYRKVMNWKETLVFPPEVPISERAKDLILRFCTDAENRIGAVSVDEIKSHLFFESVDWEHIRERPAAISIEIKSIDDTSNFDDFPESDILQPANATEPDFKSKDWVFLNYTYKRFEGLTQRGTIPTYMKAGKA